From a region of the Janthinobacterium sp. 61 genome:
- a CDS encoding O-methyltransferase, with translation MHGIDTLLSELEAFGSSNDALHGERARRMLNITRDTGELLAVLVHARGARRVLEIGTSNGYSTLWLARAARSLGGSVVTVEKAQDKFDMAHANFVRAQLQGVVKQLLADAGDVLRDALDGAYDFIFLDSARQQYALWWPQLDRALAAGGMLVVDNASSHYADMAGFLDAIRADSRYTTCLATVGKGEFIAVKAGN, from the coding sequence ATGCATGGCATCGACACTCTGTTGAGCGAGCTCGAAGCATTCGGTAGCAGCAACGACGCCTTGCACGGGGAGCGCGCCAGGCGCATGCTCAACATCACGCGCGACACGGGCGAGCTGCTGGCCGTGCTGGTGCACGCGCGTGGTGCGCGCCGGGTGCTGGAAATCGGCACCTCGAACGGTTACTCGACCCTGTGGCTGGCGCGCGCGGCGCGTTCGCTGGGTGGCAGCGTGGTAACGGTGGAAAAGGCGCAGGACAAGTTCGACATGGCGCATGCCAACTTTGTGCGCGCGCAATTGCAGGGCGTGGTCAAACAGTTGCTGGCCGACGCGGGCGACGTGCTGCGCGATGCGCTCGATGGCGCATATGATTTCATCTTTCTCGATTCCGCGCGCCAGCAATACGCCCTATGGTGGCCGCAGCTGGACCGCGCGCTGGCGGCCGGCGGCATGCTGGTCGTCGACAACGCCAGTTCGCATTACGCGGACATGGCGGGCTTCCTTGACGCCATCCGCGCCGACAGCCGCTACACGACGTGCCTGGCGACTGTCGGCAAGGGCGAATTCATCGCCGTCAAGGCAGGCAACTAG
- a CDS encoding aldo/keto reductase, producing MQQRRIGNSGLSSSALGLGCMGMSEFYGATDEAQSLATLEAALAAGVTLFDTADAYGFGHNEQLLGRFLSKHRGQALVATKCGLAREAGSYARRVDNSPAYIRRACVASLARLGVEAIDLFYLHRLNLDTPLEDSMGALAQLRQEGKIRAVGLCEVSAATLRRAAAICPVAAVQSEYSLWTREPEQGVLAACRDVGASFFAYSPLGRGFLTGAIVDAASLDAGDFRQCNPRFAADNLARNQAIVAQVRDIAYAKGCTPAQLALAWLLAQGDDIIPIPGTKRTAYLHDNLGALAVQLDGAELAAMNAAFPLGMAAGARYTDEGMKGVDA from the coding sequence ATGCAACAACGACGCATCGGCAATAGCGGCTTGAGCAGCTCGGCACTTGGCCTGGGCTGCATGGGCATGTCGGAATTCTATGGCGCCACGGACGAGGCGCAGTCGCTGGCCACGCTGGAAGCGGCCCTGGCGGCGGGCGTGACCCTGTTCGACACGGCCGATGCCTACGGCTTTGGCCACAATGAGCAGTTGCTGGGACGTTTTTTGAGCAAGCACCGCGGGCAAGCCCTGGTCGCCACCAAGTGCGGCCTGGCGCGCGAGGCGGGCAGTTATGCGCGCCGCGTGGACAACTCGCCCGCCTATATTCGTCGGGCGTGCGTAGCGTCGCTGGCGCGCCTGGGCGTGGAGGCCATCGATCTGTTCTATCTGCACCGGCTGAACCTCGATACCCCGCTGGAAGACTCGATGGGGGCGCTGGCGCAACTGCGGCAAGAGGGCAAGATTCGCGCCGTGGGCCTGTGCGAAGTGAGCGCCGCCACCTTGCGGCGCGCGGCGGCGATTTGCCCCGTGGCCGCAGTGCAGAGCGAATACTCGCTGTGGACGCGCGAGCCGGAGCAGGGCGTACTGGCCGCCTGCCGCGACGTGGGCGCCAGTTTTTTTGCCTACAGCCCGCTGGGGCGCGGTTTCCTGACGGGCGCCATTGTCGATGCGGCCAGTCTCGATGCAGGCGACTTTCGCCAGTGTAATCCCCGCTTTGCCGCCGACAACCTGGCGCGCAATCAGGCCATCGTCGCGCAGGTCAGGGACATCGCGTACGCAAAAGGCTGCACGCCGGCCCAGCTGGCGCTGGCCTGGCTGCTGGCCCAGGGGGACGACATCATCCCCATTCCCGGCACCAAGCGCACCGCCTATCTGCACGACAACCTCGGCGCGCTGGCCGTGCAGCTGGACGGGGCCGAACTGGCGGCGATGAACGCCGCCTTTCCCTTGGGCATGGCGGCGGGCGCGCGTTATACGGACGAGGGCATGAAGGGCGTGGATGCTTGA
- a CDS encoding PAS domain S-box protein, whose amino-acid sequence MSAPAWPRGGGSMGELVRQHDWSATSLGALEDWPANLRTSVDIMLNSPMAMVLMWGPQHVMIYNDDYIQIAGERHPAALGGTVPAVWPEIWDWNARILEAGLRGETQVHRERCLPLLRDGKATDVCFDLFYAPVHGAEGQVDGVLCTALELTARMEEGRQLKLATAELGQLNTTLQTESEAVRAANRRLGEERALLRALFQQAPSFMALLRGPQHVFELANEHYLRLVGRLELDLLGKTVESALPEVKSQGFIELLDQVYRTGEPYEGRQVKVDLQTADGRTGQRQIDFIYQPIKDDEGVVTGILVEGIDVTERMEAEERLRLAQQAGGIGTFEWFPETGAMLVSPTFRRLWGLADEEDVTERLLVSLVDARDQQKVGPSKLDLAPNPLEYVEYRIRRPADGALRWIARQGEVVAGRVPGQRRYVGVSFDVTERRQIEDELNASQERMSAIFGQASVGLSELGLDGSFQRINGALCRMLGRSAEELLSLNMNDIMHPADVPGNSVLFQRLVETGESFSLEKRYLKPDGSQVWVSSNVSRLLDEQGQTRSLIAVKTDITDRRRVEKALHELNETLEHRVEQEVGERTKAEDALRQAQKMEAVGQLTGGIAHDFNNVLQIISGNLHLLQHLTGTDGLMRQRLDTAIAAVERGAKLSSHLLAFARRQPLKPVVADLARVVRNMDALLRRALGEAIDIVLVGGGGLWNTLVDRSQIENVILNLAINARDAMDGVGKLTIELGNVVLDEQYVHKLVDVPAGQYVMLSVTDTGRGMSGPVLQRAFEPFFTTKPEGAGTGLGLSMAYGFVTQSRGHIRIYSEPGVGTGVKIYLPRSLMAEADEELELSGVVTGGTETVLVVEDDVGVRTTVVDMLGALGYTVLKAEDGESALAVLHSGAQIDLLFTDVIMPGPVSSTEMARQARELQPDIAVLFTSGYAQDIIVHEGRLDAGVELLSKPYRREELARKLRHVLANRQQQMRARQFERSGAPVASSAANGSTAASVLGSGTPGLDLTGHALVPQGDMPTSMKILVVEDNLDSQLMVCELVGMLGHTVSGVSDGEAAWELLNEQDFDILFTDVSLPGMSGIALARMVLRDKPGMRIIFSTGYGKESMDELGFSASVLRKPYDLTELQAALDQP is encoded by the coding sequence ATGAGCGCGCCAGCCTGGCCGCGCGGCGGCGGCAGTATGGGCGAGCTGGTGCGCCAGCATGACTGGTCCGCCACCAGCCTGGGCGCGCTTGAAGACTGGCCGGCCAATTTGCGCACCAGCGTCGACATCATGCTCAATTCGCCGATGGCGATGGTGCTGATGTGGGGGCCGCAGCACGTCATGATTTACAACGACGACTACATCCAGATCGCCGGGGAGCGCCATCCGGCGGCGCTGGGCGGCACGGTGCCCGCCGTCTGGCCCGAAATCTGGGACTGGAACGCGCGCATCCTCGAAGCGGGACTGCGTGGCGAGACGCAGGTGCACCGCGAGCGCTGTTTGCCGCTGTTGCGTGATGGAAAAGCGACGGATGTTTGCTTCGACCTGTTTTATGCGCCCGTGCATGGCGCCGAGGGCCAGGTGGACGGCGTGCTGTGCACGGCGCTGGAATTGACGGCGCGCATGGAAGAGGGGCGCCAGCTGAAGCTGGCCACTGCCGAGCTGGGCCAACTCAACACCACCTTGCAGACGGAGAGCGAGGCCGTGCGCGCGGCCAACCGCCGCCTGGGCGAGGAGCGCGCGCTGCTGCGCGCCCTGTTCCAGCAGGCGCCCAGTTTCATGGCCCTGCTACGCGGGCCGCAGCACGTGTTTGAATTGGCGAATGAACATTATCTGCGCCTGGTGGGGCGCCTCGAACTGGACCTGCTGGGAAAAACCGTCGAATCGGCCTTGCCCGAAGTCAAGTCGCAGGGCTTCATCGAACTGCTCGACCAGGTCTACCGCACGGGCGAGCCCTACGAAGGGCGGCAGGTGAAGGTGGATTTGCAGACGGCGGACGGGCGCACGGGCCAGCGCCAGATCGATTTCATCTACCAGCCCATCAAGGATGACGAGGGCGTGGTGACGGGCATCCTCGTCGAGGGCATCGATGTCACCGAGCGTATGGAAGCCGAGGAACGGCTGCGCCTGGCCCAGCAGGCGGGCGGCATCGGTACCTTCGAATGGTTCCCCGAGACGGGCGCGATGCTGGTGTCGCCTACCTTCCGCCGCCTGTGGGGCCTTGCCGACGAGGAGGACGTGACGGAACGCCTGCTGGTGAGCCTGGTCGATGCGCGCGACCAGCAAAAGGTCGGACCCAGCAAGCTTGATCTGGCGCCCAATCCTCTCGAATACGTGGAATATCGCATCCGCCGCCCTGCCGATGGTGCGTTGCGCTGGATTGCGCGCCAGGGCGAGGTGGTGGCCGGCCGCGTGCCGGGCCAGCGCCGCTACGTGGGCGTGTCGTTCGATGTGACGGAGCGGCGCCAGATCGAGGATGAACTCAACGCCAGCCAGGAGCGCATGTCGGCCATTTTCGGCCAGGCCTCCGTGGGCTTGTCCGAGCTGGGCCTCGATGGCAGTTTCCAGCGCATCAACGGGGCCCTGTGCCGCATGCTGGGGCGTTCCGCAGAAGAGCTGCTGAGCCTAAACATGAACGACATCATGCATCCGGCGGACGTGCCTGGCAACAGCGTGCTGTTCCAGCGCCTGGTGGAAACGGGCGAGTCGTTCTCGCTGGAAAAGCGCTATTTGAAGCCCGACGGCTCGCAAGTGTGGGTGTCGAGCAATGTCAGCCGCCTGCTGGACGAGCAGGGGCAAACGCGCTCCTTGATCGCCGTCAAGACGGACATCACGGACCGGCGCCGCGTGGAAAAGGCGTTGCATGAGTTGAACGAAACGCTGGAACACCGTGTCGAACAGGAAGTGGGTGAGCGCACCAAGGCGGAAGATGCCTTGCGCCAGGCGCAAAAGATGGAAGCCGTGGGCCAGTTGACGGGCGGCATCGCGCACGATTTCAACAATGTGCTGCAAATCATCTCCGGTAATTTGCATTTGCTGCAGCACCTGACGGGCACGGATGGCTTGATGCGCCAGCGCCTGGACACGGCGATTGCCGCCGTCGAGCGGGGTGCCAAGCTGTCGTCGCACCTGTTGGCGTTTGCGCGGCGTCAACCTTTGAAACCCGTGGTGGCCGACCTGGCGCGCGTGGTGCGCAACATGGATGCGCTGCTGCGGCGCGCCCTGGGCGAAGCGATCGACATCGTGCTGGTGGGCGGCGGCGGGCTGTGGAATACCCTGGTCGACCGCAGCCAGATCGAGAACGTCATCCTCAACCTGGCCATCAATGCGCGCGACGCCATGGATGGCGTGGGCAAGCTGACCATCGAGCTGGGCAATGTGGTGCTCGACGAACAGTATGTACACAAGCTTGTTGACGTACCGGCGGGCCAGTACGTGATGTTGTCGGTGACGGACACAGGCCGCGGCATGAGCGGTCCCGTGCTGCAGCGCGCGTTCGAGCCGTTTTTTACCACCAAGCCGGAAGGCGCGGGCACGGGCCTGGGCCTGTCGATGGCATATGGTTTCGTCACGCAAAGCCGCGGCCATATTCGCATTTACAGTGAACCTGGCGTGGGCACGGGAGTCAAAATCTATTTGCCCCGCTCCCTCATGGCCGAAGCGGACGAGGAACTGGAATTGAGCGGCGTCGTCACGGGCGGCACGGAAACGGTGCTGGTGGTGGAAGACGACGTGGGCGTGCGCACCACCGTGGTCGACATGCTGGGCGCGCTCGGCTATACGGTGCTGAAAGCCGAGGATGGCGAAAGCGCGCTGGCCGTGCTGCACAGCGGTGCGCAGATCGACTTGCTGTTTACGGACGTGATCATGCCGGGTCCCGTCAGCAGCACGGAAATGGCGCGCCAGGCGCGCGAGTTGCAGCCCGACATCGCCGTATTGTTCACCTCGGGCTATGCGCAAGACATCATCGTGCACGAGGGCAGGCTCGACGCGGGGGTGGAATTGCTCAGCAAGCCTTACCGGCGCGAAGAGCTGGCGCGCAAACTGCGCCATGTGCTGGCCAACCGCCAGCAGCAAATGCGTGCGCGCCAGTTTGAACGGTCCGGCGCGCCGGTGGCCAGCTCTGCGGCAAACGGCAGCACGGCGGCCAGCGTGCTGGGGAGCGGCACGCCAGGGCTCGATTTGACGGGCCACGCTTTGGTACCGCAGGGTGACATGCCGACATCGATGAAAATACTCGTGGTGGAAGACAATCTCGATTCCCAGCTGATGGTGTGCGAGCTGGTGGGCATGCTGGGCCACACGGTCAGCGGCGTCTCCGATGGCGAGGCGGCGTGGGAATTGCTCAACGAGCAAGACTTCGATATCCTGTTTACCGATGTCAGCTTGCCCGGCATGTCCGGCATCGCGCTGGCACGCATGGTGCTGCGCGATAAGCCGGGCATGCGCATCATCTTTTCCACGGGCTATGGCAAGGAGTCAATGGATGAATTGGGCTTTTCCGCCAGTGTCTTGCGCAAACCCTATGATTTGACGGAATTACAAGCAGCACTCGACCAACCCTGA
- a CDS encoding protein-glutamate O-methyltransferase CheR, with amino-acid sequence MHRRVDVKLLDDDIFDIELKLLLEGILLRYQHDFRDYSVASLRRRMRQAMERFGCASLSQLQDRILHEPAMFAQMLQFFTVQVSEMFRDPAYFRALREKVVPVLHTYPSIKIWVAGCSSGEEVWSLAILLEEEGLLERSMIYATDINVEALAAAEAGIYPVERIAQFSENYQMAGGKRSLSDYYTAAYKGAIFDRRLRRQFVFADHSLATDSVFSEVHMVSCRNVMIYFNKDLQDRSLGLFHEALVNRGFLGLGMKESLHFSRHASSFNELSPAERIFQRA; translated from the coding sequence ATGCATAGAAGGGTGGATGTCAAATTGCTAGACGATGATATTTTCGATATCGAACTGAAGTTATTGCTTGAAGGAATCTTGTTGAGATATCAGCACGATTTCCGCGATTATTCGGTGGCGTCGCTGCGCCGGCGCATGCGCCAGGCCATGGAGCGCTTCGGCTGTGCCAGCCTGTCGCAGTTGCAGGACCGCATCTTGCACGAGCCGGCCATGTTCGCGCAGATGCTGCAGTTTTTCACGGTGCAAGTGAGCGAGATGTTCCGCGATCCCGCGTATTTCCGCGCCTTGCGCGAAAAAGTCGTGCCCGTCCTGCACACCTATCCCTCCATCAAGATCTGGGTGGCCGGTTGCAGCAGCGGCGAAGAGGTCTGGTCGCTGGCCATCTTGCTGGAAGAGGAAGGCTTGTTGGAGCGCAGCATGATTTATGCGACCGATATCAATGTCGAGGCGCTGGCCGCTGCCGAAGCGGGTATCTATCCGGTCGAGCGTATCGCCCAGTTCAGCGAAAATTACCAGATGGCGGGCGGCAAGCGCTCCCTGTCCGACTATTACACGGCAGCCTACAAGGGCGCCATCTTTGACCGGCGCCTGCGGCGCCAGTTCGTCTTTGCCGACCATAGCCTGGCGACGGACAGCGTTTTTTCGGAGGTGCACATGGTTTCCTGCCGCAACGTCATGATTTACTTCAATAAAGACTTGCAAGACCGCAGCCTGGGCCTGTTCCACGAAGCGCTGGTGAACCGGGGTTTCCTGGGCCTGGGCATGAAGGAAAGCCTGCACTTTAGCCGCCATGCGTCCAGCTTCAACGAGCTGAGCCCGGCTGAACGCATCTTCCAGCGTGCCTGA
- a CDS encoding LysR family transcriptional regulator, whose translation MRALDTHALTLFCAVARCLNFRQAAEQLHMTQPPLSRAIRLLEDRLGTRLFERDTQGVALTPAGRTLLPQALHILDLLDIAQTSLRQDSAPARLRLGLTSSVEAGLFRPLLAALGKQLGTMRLELTAAPSPRLVAAVRKGQLDAALLALPSATFELAVQPLARQPMMLALPAGHRLAKKRKVSLDDIAAESIYWFERARQPAFFDHCQEIFRRHGFSPAFVREAVDHHVLLSDVAAGKGMALLADSFRALRLAGVAYRQLVEGEELAAGIGLAWRQEHVHAALPLLRQLALEHLKK comes from the coding sequence ATGAGAGCCCTCGATACCCATGCCCTGACCCTGTTTTGCGCCGTCGCGCGCTGCCTGAACTTCCGCCAGGCGGCGGAACAGCTGCACATGACCCAGCCGCCCCTGTCGCGCGCCATCAGGCTGCTGGAAGACCGGCTGGGCACGCGATTGTTCGAGCGCGACACCCAGGGCGTGGCCCTGACGCCGGCGGGCCGCACCCTGCTGCCGCAGGCGCTGCACATCCTCGATCTGCTTGATATCGCGCAAACGTCGCTGCGGCAAGACAGCGCTCCCGCACGCCTGCGCCTGGGCCTGACCAGCTCGGTGGAAGCGGGCCTGTTCCGCCCTCTGCTGGCGGCATTGGGCAAGCAATTGGGCACCATGCGTCTGGAACTGACGGCGGCGCCCTCGCCGCGCCTGGTGGCTGCCGTGCGCAAGGGCCAGCTCGATGCGGCCCTGCTCGCCCTGCCCAGCGCCACCTTCGAGCTGGCCGTGCAGCCGCTGGCGCGCCAGCCCATGATGCTGGCCCTGCCCGCCGGCCACCGCCTGGCGAAGAAGCGCAAGGTCAGCCTGGACGACATCGCGGCAGAATCGATTTACTGGTTCGAACGGGCGCGCCAACCCGCCTTTTTCGACCATTGCCAGGAAATTTTTCGCCGGCATGGCTTCTCGCCCGCCTTCGTGCGCGAAGCCGTGGACCACCATGTGCTGCTCAGCGACGTGGCGGCCGGCAAGGGCATGGCGTTGCTGGCCGACTCGTTCCGCGCGCTGCGCCTCGCTGGCGTGGCCTACCGGCAATTGGTGGAAGGAGAGGAATTGGCGGCCGGCATCGGCCTGGCCTGGCGACAGGAACACGTCCATGCGGCCCTGCCCCTGCTGCGCCAGCTGGCGCTGGAGCATTTGAAAAAGTGA
- a CDS encoding chemotaxis protein CheB translates to MLPTCEVAPPPAGLRLIAIGASAGGVEALGTVLRALPATCGAAVVVVLHLAPGRSSRLPQLYAERCALPLREAQDKEPLQGGTVYFAPPDYHLQIEPDGCFSLSQEEPVYFSRPSIDVLLETAAYAYRRAMLAIILTGASADGAAGLARVRQLGGSTWVQDPQRASCGIMPAAALKRAGADRVLDLPQMAASLALLVDGEHK, encoded by the coding sequence ATGTTGCCGACCTGCGAAGTGGCGCCACCCCCTGCCGGCCTGCGCCTGATCGCCATAGGTGCCTCCGCCGGTGGCGTGGAAGCGCTGGGCACCGTGCTGCGCGCCTTGCCCGCCACCTGCGGCGCGGCCGTGGTGGTGGTGCTGCACCTGGCGCCCGGCCGCTCCAGCCGCTTGCCACAGCTGTATGCGGAGCGCTGTGCGCTGCCCTTGCGCGAAGCGCAAGACAAGGAGCCCCTGCAAGGCGGCACTGTGTATTTTGCCCCGCCCGACTACCACCTGCAAATCGAACCCGATGGCTGTTTTTCCCTGTCGCAGGAAGAACCCGTGTATTTTTCGCGCCCGTCCATCGATGTCTTGCTGGAAACGGCTGCCTATGCCTACCGGCGCGCCATGCTGGCCATCATCCTGACGGGTGCTTCGGCCGATGGCGCGGCGGGACTGGCGCGCGTGCGGCAGCTGGGCGGCAGCACCTGGGTGCAAGATCCGCAGCGGGCCAGTTGTGGCATCATGCCGGCCGCCGCGCTCAAGCGGGCCGGCGCCGACCGGGTGCTCGATTTGCCGCAGATGGCCGCCAGCCTGGCCTTGCTCGTTGATGGCGAACACAAGTGA
- a CDS encoding hybrid sensor histidine kinase/response regulator, producing MTAPIHILVVDDIAQNLVAAEAVLARPGIVILKADSGAQALELLLTHEVALALIDVQMPQMDGFELAELIRGSERTRGIPLIFLTAASREPSYSFRGYEAGAVDFLYKPIDVKALQSKVAVLVQLYQQKRELAAQLDELKHALHLNELFTAVLGHDLRTPLSVVMNGAMLLPMMSDHPKVIVTAQRIESSAKRMARMVDQLLDLARIRSGTMELRSSTHDYQVLARAIVEEFETAGQAPLVEVSSVGELHGQCDAGLLSQVISNLLCNALTHGEAGTPVQLSIDGRAADSIELRIANRGVIPAALLPTLFEPFQQAGEKRRTGQGLGLGLYTVNMFVKAHGGTVELSSTATQGTVATVRIPRQCQVRVQAGLAT from the coding sequence GTGACCGCCCCTATCCATATCCTCGTCGTTGACGACATTGCGCAAAACCTGGTCGCCGCCGAAGCCGTGCTGGCAAGGCCCGGTATTGTCATCCTGAAAGCAGATTCGGGCGCGCAGGCGCTGGAATTGCTGTTGACGCATGAAGTTGCACTTGCCCTGATCGACGTGCAAATGCCGCAGATGGATGGTTTTGAATTGGCCGAACTGATACGCGGCAGCGAACGCACGCGCGGCATCCCCTTGATTTTCCTCACGGCCGCATCGCGCGAACCGAGCTACAGTTTCCGTGGCTACGAGGCGGGTGCCGTCGATTTCCTGTACAAGCCCATCGACGTGAAAGCCTTGCAAAGCAAGGTGGCGGTGCTGGTGCAGCTGTACCAGCAGAAACGCGAATTGGCGGCCCAGCTCGACGAACTCAAGCATGCGCTGCACCTCAATGAACTGTTCACGGCCGTGCTGGGCCACGACTTGCGCACCCCCCTGTCGGTGGTAATGAATGGCGCCATGTTGTTGCCGATGATGAGCGACCACCCGAAGGTCATCGTCACGGCGCAGCGCATCGAAAGCAGCGCCAAGCGCATGGCGCGCATGGTCGACCAGCTGCTGGACCTGGCGCGCATCCGTTCCGGCACGATGGAGTTGCGCAGCAGCACGCACGACTACCAGGTGCTGGCGCGCGCCATCGTCGAGGAATTCGAGACGGCCGGCCAGGCCCCGCTTGTCGAAGTCAGCAGTGTTGGCGAGCTGCACGGCCAATGCGATGCCGGCTTGCTATCGCAAGTCATTTCGAATCTCTTGTGCAATGCCCTCACCCATGGCGAGGCGGGCACGCCGGTGCAGCTGTCGATAGATGGGCGCGCCGCCGACAGTATTGAGTTGCGCATTGCCAATCGTGGCGTGATTCCCGCCGCCTTGCTGCCGACCCTGTTCGAACCGTTCCAGCAAGCGGGCGAGAAGCGCAGGACGGGGCAGGGCCTGGGACTGGGCCTGTACACGGTGAACATGTTCGTCAAGGCGCATGGTGGCACTGTCGAGCTCAGTTCGACGGCCACGCAGGGCACGGTGGCGACGGTGCGCATCCCGCGCCAGTGCCAGGTGCGCGTGCAAGCGGGACTGGCCACATGA
- a CDS encoding GAF domain-containing protein: MTFTISDAAYGTDTPAAKLAMYADLRSQLQGLLSGETDFIANTANFSALVFNTMPGLNWAGFYFLKGEELVLGPFQGKPACIRIKKGRGVCGTTVVEGKSIVVQDVHAFPGHIACDVNSRSELVVPVFANDQIIGVFDLDSPLTGRFDDVDAQGVESLVRVLEAAIVAG; this comes from the coding sequence ATGACGTTTACCATCAGCGACGCCGCCTACGGCACCGATACCCCCGCAGCCAAACTAGCCATGTATGCGGACCTGCGCTCGCAGCTGCAAGGCTTGCTGTCGGGCGAAACCGATTTCATCGCCAATACGGCCAACTTCAGCGCGCTGGTCTTCAACACGATGCCGGGCCTCAACTGGGCCGGCTTTTATTTCCTCAAGGGTGAGGAACTGGTGCTGGGGCCGTTCCAGGGCAAGCCGGCCTGCATCCGTATCAAAAAGGGCCGCGGCGTGTGCGGCACCACCGTGGTCGAAGGCAAGTCCATCGTCGTGCAGGATGTGCACGCGTTTCCCGGCCACATCGCCTGCGACGTGAATTCCCGCTCGGAACTGGTGGTGCCCGTCTTTGCGAACGACCAGATCATCGGCGTGTTCGACCTTGACAGCCCGTTGACGGGACGCTTTGACGATGTCGACGCGCAAGGCGTCGAATCGCTGGTGCGCGTGCTCGAAGCGGCGATCGTCGCCGGGTGA
- a CDS encoding helix-turn-helix transcriptional regulator, which translates to MASNQHFPAVSDTLPYPVYFRLDDYHAHQQFDYQSHPWGQLTYCSTGVMEIMVAGQRYLSPPQYAVWIPPETLHDGYIRQDVVFHSAYIDASLCAQLPAQPCALVLSPLLKAILGDFAARGVTTPATLADQRLAQVLVDQLQLAPCSRNYLPGSDEPVIAALLAALQADPGSNRSLAEWAARLHVTERTLARRCQRELGMPFGEWRQRQRFLAALPLLEQGETVQTIALELGYSTASAFIAMFRRQSGGTPDQFRRGLR; encoded by the coding sequence ATGGCCAGCAACCAGCATTTCCCCGCCGTTTCCGACACCCTGCCCTACCCCGTATACTTTCGCCTCGACGATTATCACGCGCACCAGCAATTCGATTACCAGAGCCATCCCTGGGGCCAGCTCACGTATTGCTCCACGGGCGTGATGGAAATCATGGTGGCGGGCCAGCGCTACCTGTCGCCGCCCCAGTACGCCGTATGGATACCGCCCGAGACCTTGCACGACGGCTATATTCGCCAGGATGTGGTGTTTCACTCGGCCTACATCGATGCCAGCCTGTGCGCGCAACTGCCGGCGCAGCCGTGCGCGCTGGTGCTGAGTCCCTTGCTGAAAGCCATCCTCGGCGACTTTGCCGCACGGGGCGTCACCACGCCCGCCACTCTGGCCGACCAGCGCCTGGCGCAAGTGCTGGTCGACCAGTTGCAGCTGGCGCCGTGCAGCCGCAACTATCTGCCGGGCAGCGACGAGCCCGTCATCGCGGCGCTGCTGGCGGCCCTGCAGGCAGATCCCGGCAGTAACCGCTCACTGGCCGAGTGGGCCGCGCGATTGCATGTCACCGAGCGCACGCTGGCGCGCCGCTGCCAGCGCGAACTGGGCATGCCGTTCGGCGAATGGCGCCAGCGCCAGCGTTTCCTGGCTGCCCTGCCCCTGCTGGAACAGGGAGAAACCGTGCAGACCATCGCGCTGGAACTGGGCTACAGCACGGCTTCCGCCTTCATCGCCATGTTTCGCCGCCAGAGCGGCGGCACGCCGGACCAGTTCCGCCGCGGCCTGCGCTGA
- a CDS encoding DMT family transporter, translating to MQAKHYLLPVIAVLIWAINTIVSKLAVGVIDPAAISFYRWLLAGVLLAGVFGRAVWKQRAVVQPYLGKLFVLGMLGMVMYQCLAYIAAQTTTATNMGILASMMPLLAVGLSVLLLKEAPTVGGVFGGLVSLLGLGYLLSHGDPAALISHGAATGDALMLLACLSYAGYGVLLKRWKIPMDNWHSLLIQVWCAVPVLFVYYLSQSAPPVTSAGLPLVLFAGIPASIIAPFLWMHGLAKLGPSRATTLMNLLPVFTVIIAMMFLGETLHSYDVIGGGVTLLGVVMVQTLKRPLRRRASV from the coding sequence ATGCAAGCCAAGCATTATCTGCTTCCCGTCATCGCCGTGCTGATCTGGGCCATCAATACCATCGTCAGCAAGCTGGCCGTGGGCGTGATCGACCCGGCCGCTATCTCGTTTTATCGCTGGCTGCTGGCCGGCGTGCTGCTGGCGGGGGTCTTTGGCCGCGCCGTGTGGAAGCAGCGGGCCGTGGTGCAACCGTATCTTGGGAAACTATTTGTGTTGGGCATGCTGGGCATGGTCATGTACCAGTGCCTCGCGTATATCGCTGCGCAAACGACGACGGCCACCAATATGGGCATATTGGCGTCCATGATGCCGCTGCTGGCCGTGGGCCTGTCCGTGCTGCTGTTGAAAGAGGCGCCCACCGTGGGCGGCGTGTTTGGCGGCCTGGTGTCGCTGCTGGGACTCGGCTATCTGCTCAGCCATGGCGACCCGGCAGCCCTGATCTCCCATGGCGCGGCCACGGGCGATGCCCTGATGCTGCTGGCCTGCCTGTCGTATGCCGGTTACGGCGTGCTGCTCAAGCGCTGGAAGATTCCCATGGATAACTGGCATTCGCTGCTGATCCAGGTCTGGTGCGCCGTGCCCGTGCTGTTCGTGTATTACCTGAGCCAGTCCGCGCCGCCCGTCACCAGCGCCGGCTTGCCGCTGGTGCTGTTTGCCGGCATCCCAGCCTCCATCATCGCGCCGTTTTTGTGGATGCATGGCCTGGCCAAGCTGGGTCCCAGCCGCGCCACGACATTGATGAATCTGTTACCCGTGTTCACGGTGATCATCGCCATGATGTTCCTGGGGGAAACCCTGCACAGCTACGACGTGATCGGCGGCGGCGTGACCTTGCTGGGCGTGGTGATGGTGCAAACCCTGAAACGCCCCCTGCGCCGCCGCGCCAGCGTCTAG